A genomic window from Pseudogulbenkiania sp. MAI-1 includes:
- a CDS encoding Rha family transcriptional regulator, protein MLELFWDVRRKTLDSKQITRDGFMLLAMGFTGK, encoded by the coding sequence ATGCTTGAGCTTTTCTGGGACGTCCGCCGCAAGACTCTGGATAGCAAGCAAATCACCCGCGACGGCTTCATGCTGCTGGCGATGGGGTTCACCGGCAAGTAG
- a CDS encoding DUF488 family protein, with protein sequence MKKIFTIGYEGANVGDFIETLKEAEVDVLLDIREMPLSRKAGFSKTALSMLVTCAGLEYRHIRALGAPKDVRNNLKATGDWVQYFKDFDAYLVSQQDIMIQLSSEINGNIALMCYERDPKQCHRSSVARELGVLTGSRPVHLGVRRYAQSDKTQNLHLGQGASPA encoded by the coding sequence ATGAAAAAGATTTTCACTATCGGGTACGAAGGCGCCAATGTGGGCGACTTCATCGAGACCCTCAAAGAAGCCGAGGTGGATGTGCTGCTGGACATCCGTGAGATGCCATTGTCGCGTAAAGCCGGCTTTTCTAAAACCGCCCTGTCCATGCTGGTGACATGCGCCGGCCTTGAATACCGCCATATCCGCGCCCTGGGCGCGCCCAAGGATGTACGAAACAACCTCAAGGCAACAGGGGACTGGGTGCAATATTTCAAAGACTTTGATGCATATCTAGTATCACAACAGGATATTATGATTCAATTGTCATCCGAGATTAACGGGAACATCGCCCTGATGTGCTACGAGCGCGACCCCAAGCAGTGCCACCGGTCATCGGTGGCCAGGGAGCTTGGAGTGCTCACCGGTTCGCGCCCGGTGCATCTTGGTGTAAGACGATATGCACAATCGGACAAAACGCAAAATCTGCATCTTGGTCAAGGCGCATCCCCAGCCTAG
- a CDS encoding RebB family R body protein — MAFPTPLNGQITDAVTQSNVKVIGEAPAMAAGTIYQSLAHSEGILMESAVESQQELSSEGEEVASQMVDSIYDADGGVPEQDES; from the coding sequence ATGGCATTCCCAACCCCGCTTAACGGCCAGATCACCGATGCCGTGACTCAGTCAAACGTCAAAGTGATAGGGGAGGCCCCGGCCATGGCCGCAGGGACGATCTACCAGAGCCTCGCTCACTCGGAAGGCATACTGATGGAGAGCGCCGTCGAGAGTCAGCAAGAGCTGAGCTCGGAAGGCGAAGAAGTGGCATCTCAGATGGTAGATTCGATTTATGACGCGGATGGTGGCGTGCCTGAGCAGGATGAGAGCTAA